Below is a window of Ctenopharyngodon idella isolate HZGC_01 chromosome 7, HZGC01, whole genome shotgun sequence DNA.
CATTGCACCACCAGGAGGCACTCACAATCTCACAGATTGTTCATTCTAGATATTGTGCACCACCTGTTGGCCCAGTTCGCTCTCTGGGTGTGTTGCTGCAATCTCTCATGTCATTACCTTTGGGACTCATTCCCCCAACATCTTTATGCTCATATTGAGCACCTGGACCCTTCCATACAGTCTTTGGAGATGTGAATCCACTCCTCCGTCCATTTCCCTCACTGTCTTTTCCATGCAACCACGTCGTCGTCCTCAGACAACCTCAGCAAAACATCTCCTGGCACCTCCCTTGTTTGGCTGTGAGGATCTGATTATGACATAACGAGATCCTCCCAGTAACGAAAGGGCTAAACTCATACTGTAGTCCACTTCCTTGGCATACTCGCTTGACATTTAGTCTCGGTATGTTTTAAAACCTCCACCCTCCAGTTCAATGCATGTTTTCCCCCCCCGCATTGGCATTTGGGTTGTTTATGGCCTAATAAAGGCATTTGATTCTTTTCATGCCTGTTCTAAACGCTCTCTTTCCCTGCTCGCCGTAATTCCCGGGAGTTGGATTCGGGGCAGGGAGGTCGTGGAGGGCTATTGTTCCCATTAGCTCCTGCTCGTCTGGGATCCCGGTCGCCAGGATGTCCCCCGACCGCTTCCCTCAAGCACCGTCACGCAGCCCTGACCGCCTTCCACTCTTAGAAAGACAATTTCCGGTCTAGTCTTTAAACAACAGTCTATTCTGCACTGTTATAATGGAGCGGGAGGGAAAAAGAAATTCTTGCGCTCTGATTACTACAAGAaaaggtgtttgtgtgtgtgtgtgtgtgtgtgtgtgtgtgtgtgtgtgtgtgtgtgtgtgtgtgtgtgtgtgtgtgtgtttgtgtgggggGCCGTAGGGGTGTTGGAAGGAGAGATTATGCCTTTCTTTTTTGCCTTCCTAGGAAAACATGGGAATATGGGAGGAGGGAGAGAAGAAAAGGTTAATTAAACAGTGTTCACTGGTCAGTGCAAGGATCGTTTCACAAAGGTCCCCTCTGTGTCACACGGGGGGTTATTGGAGAGACTTCAATCCGGGTGGGTGCTGAGCCTCTTTGCGCTGTAACCCAACACTTGATTGGTGCAGAAGGAACCGGGCCAGGACCAGGACCAAATGaaattttataatgtaaaacaGGACACGCCACAGACCTCCTATGTTCTTATCTACAGAACATGGGCTTCAAATAACTCAGGAAGGCAAACAAGCAGCAAGTAAACAGCTGTTTAGTTTGCATCTGCTTGAAAATGTGCCTGCCTTTTTTTACGCAAATAGCCAGTTTAGAGCTGAGGACAAATGCTAAACCTGAGTAAACTGCTTTTACAGGCGTCAGTGAGCATGTTTACGATGTAGATCCGAAGAAACCTGTGATTTTTCTCCCCAAAAAGGGGATACAGTTATTACCAAATTGTTTGGAAGGAAAAgaaatatgcataatttattccaAAGCACTCCTCAGAGATGAtgtatttgtctttttattGATAAGAGatgttaaatttaaatatgtatttattttgcacAACAAAAATTCTATTGCAGTATTTGTATGTAACTGTGATTATATCATATTGTCAAATGAACTTTTGtccattttaataaatctgaATGAATAAATCCTGCATTCATCTGAAGGTCAAATAGTATGTTTATGCTTCAGCTATGTAAAGAATCGCTTGTGGCCTTTTtcgtttgtttgcttgtttgtttcttACATAATCAAACACTCCAGGAAATTAAAATTCCAGAAGTTTTTATTCCCTAAAATCCCAAATTGCTCTGGTGGCTGTAGGAATAGATCCACACTGGTTCATGTTAAATGTGGTATTTCAAGGAAATTGCAGAGGGTCTTTTAAAACACCACAGGACTGTGGGGCGAGTCTTATTTGATACTGCTTCTGAATGCTGACTTTCTCACACCTTTTGAAGgacaacattttaataactATTATTTTGTAGCTTTATTATAAGGAGGATGCTTTTGAAAAAGCACAAATGCTTCTTGAAGTAGCAACAATGTGAAATGATCTTTTGGGCATTGTTCACAGATGATTTAGAGGATAATTTTATATGGATCTTTGAATGAAACACAAGCCTGTTTCTGcatctgaataaaataaataaaagggtAATTGCACCTATACAGTATATCTCACATTATTATCCCATTGTTGCCTGGgcaattaactaaaataaagttgaagttaaagtactaaaatgactaaaactgaaatacaaatagattaaagctaaatagaaatattaaaaaaaaaaaaaaaaaaatacaaaatgactaaaactactAAATTTACTAAACTTAAAACGAAAATGGGCAATGCAAAAGTGTGTATTTgtctatggaaaaaaaaaaaaaaaaggtcaatttGACAATGGCTAAACACtaagcttttaattgtcttaaatacaaattattgattattggtcaggaaattagctaaatttaagcaaatgcactACTTGAAAAACCGTTGCTATAATtataaatgcatctctaccacaCTGAAGCATGGAGGAAGTGGTGTCATTGTGTGGAGATCCTTTTTAGCTGTTGGTATTGGTGAGctacttcactgtgaaaagtcatttaatgctttAGAGTTcaggagaatattgcagaatggcttgcttcccaaaagtgaaaagttgttatctaaagaggaatgatcagatgttatttttcaccAAGACAATCATCCTGCACAAATTGCATAGACAACCAAAAAGTGGCTTAAGAACAAGTCCATCAGGCCCATTTTTTTGCCCAGGAGTGTACACACCATACTGATTCACagaaaaagtgtttatttgtttttagaaaatgtaaatatctaGATTGTTAATGTTTAAGTCATCACAAACTGGCCTAATTTCTGTGTCTCAGATTGGAGAGGAGACTAATATCGACCTGAGGGATGATTGCGGAGCTTCTTGGTCACACAGGATAGAGATGATCTAGCTGAGCAGAGAGATCTCCAGCCCCGCTGCCACTCTCCTCGTGCCAACTGTcccatttgtttatttgtgtttactCTTTCCAGGCCCTGCACAAATGAATGAGATAATTgaggcctgtgtgtgtgtgctgagaTGTTGAATTATTTGGACAGTGCCTGGATGTGATTCCTGTGACATTCCGGAGTGTTCTGGTGGATTCTGGGAATTGGGGAGGACAAACTTGGGTTTGTGAATAGGAATGCCTGGTGGTCTTAATGAATGGTAGAAAAGCTTTAACGATGACACATATGAGTGACGGATTGTTAGGGAGTGCTGGCAAGGGGAATGTGTGATGAAGTGAGGGTATATTTGTGTAGGCAGGAACAAGGCCAGTCTGGGTGTTCAGGGCAGGTTGTctcaatgagtgtgtgtgtttcggACAGTGTGTGTGGCCACATCTAAAACTTGAATAGACTGTTGTGTGGTCAATACTGGGTTAGTCAAATggtgtgcaagtgtgtgtggcctctgagtgtgttttgtttttgagattGTGAGACATCGGGATCCCAAGCAGAATTGAGAATGACAATGACTCATAGTTGGTTGTCTAGAAGACTTATGAGAACAGAGAGTTGGAGAGTGATCTTAAGCTTGGCTTTGAGTGTATAGATTTATGTGGGTTTTTGTCTGACCAGATCAGCATATCTGAATGATTACTGAAGGATAAcgcgacactgaagactggaggaatgatgctgaaaattgagctttgccatcacaagaattaattatacttaaattatattaaaatagaaaacagtttttttacattaaaaaaaaaaaaatatatatatatatatatatagttaaaaatatttttttcaataaattaaataaatagaatagtattaatttcttgtatcaaaatctgattaaaatcttcccagattttaatttttaaaaattgaaaaaaaaaaaaaaaaaaaaaaagtaataaaaaagagattatttaaaacaatgggAGTCAATGGTAAGTCCCCACCAtgatagaaaaacaaacatttgagtgtgtgtgaaatCATCTTCTGTGTAAGAGAACCACGTGTGTCTGTGTGGGTGGGTAAATTGTGGTATTGTGTGTGCAAGTTtggcaaaagaaaaacaaaacaaatggtgTAGAATTCATGCTGCAAGTCATCAGCATGGGCAAAAATGCACAAGCTAGCAAAGAGATTATCAAACTATGACTCATGATTGAAAAAAGGCACTTTAATTGTTAAAAATGACACCTCAAACTTCTGTTTTTACGACACAGatcagacattttaaaattatacaataaAGAGGGACAGCGTGAGAGATATCAGTATATTCTTACCAAGATGGAGACGCAACATTGGTAAACAGTGCATAACGTCTTTCTTTAAATGATAAACAGTCCCACAGATCGGTGgtcagagaatttaacaatcccaaggaaaaaaaaaaaaaaaactcttgctGGAAAAGGAAACACAATTGTCTTTTTGTTATTAACTGACAGTTCATGTTGCTCACTGGATTTCACTCTGTTCTGCCCCCCCTTAATTTTTTCACAGCAGTCCCATAAAGTCTACACAGAACTCAGTGAGATTTATAGTAAGTATGCAAAGCATCATATCCACTGTTTTAGAAACCAGTCAagcaattaataaaaaaacacactcGCGTATATACGCACCTAACATACATTTGTCTTCTGTGTTCACATTGTGGTTCTTTGTGGTTCAGAGGTCATGCTGTAATACGTCTAGATCCGATGGAATTCAGCCATATTTCTCTTTCCTGGCCACCCCTCACCCCACTACAACCTCCATGTTGTACAGATAGGTACATATTTCAACTTGTTTACATATGTGCACACTCGCACAAGACCCTGGACAGGCCAGAGCAGATTGACTGGGATAATAAGCTCAGTTAGTGTGAATTAGTGGGATTATCCAGAGTCCTTTGGGGAAAGTTCACAAAGTCCAAAAATGGGaattctttaatttcttttccctaattttgttacaaacctgtatgacattttttcttctgcagaacacagaagacattttaaagaatgtttttttaaacagtgaAAGTCAAGGCAGTATgatgtgttccacagaagaaagtcataccagtttggaagaacatgagagtgagtaaatgatgaccattTTTCATTAGGTGGATGATGTACAAGGTCTCACTGGGCTGCGAAATTATGCGGTTAATGATGGGTTCTAAGCATTGATCAGGTAATATATGACTTCAACACTGATCTAAAACCTGCTTTGAACCTTccttaacatgaaaaaaagttAGTGTTCTCAGATCAGTGCATAATGACAACCTAAAGGCACATTTACACATACAAAACCTAGTGGTATCTGATGTCACATTCTCTACACCTAAAAAGGCACCCTGTATGGGGACATTTTGGCATTGCAGCATGTTATACCAGTCAAAAGATGAGGAATTGGCACCAAAAGCATTAACCTGCAGAAGAATAACTTGTTCTCCCCCTCTGGATTAAATCAACGTCCAAGTTTCTGAATCCAGACAAATTGCTGATAAGAGTCAGGCGGAATGAAGTTTTGTAATGTGTGGTATAACTAACATTATGTCCATAGCTAAATGCCACCAAACGTCTTGGCTCAATCACTCTCGCTGTATAATGTGATTTAAGGCACTGTCTTGGCAGGGGCCCTTTTCCTTACTGACTTTATCAGTAAAAACTGGGGCAGAGTCCAGAGAGAAGAAAACACGCTTGTGGTTTACAATGAAACCCAAGCGAGTGTTTGCGCTTGCTCTCAGATACACCATTGTGACAGCACTTGATCATTTACAGTGGAGAGTAATCACCCCCACCCTCTCCTCcttcaaacaaacactttttccTCAGAAAAAACAGGCTTGTATTAAGATTCACAGTGTCGTTTCATTTGGAGAGCGTCACGGCTTTTACACGTCATCAGCGGGAGGCCCATTTTGTGGGATTTTCATGCAAGAACATCACAACGCTCATACATTTAATTCCAAACCTCATGATTCTgaattaaatacaatatatacacaGGTTGAACCAACCAACCACATAGAGAAAGAGATGGAAGTATGAAGCACCACTTATCAGAAAAGGGTTTTTCAGGGCACGTAGGGtgtgttttgtatgtgtgtgcaatGCTAGAAAAAACAAAGCATTATATGGGTGCGACATTTCAACAAACTGTGTATCGTAGTGTTTATTTAACCTTTCGTTTGGCCGGGACCATGTGAGCAGGGGAGCACGTGTCTTTCCCTGACAGTACTTCCTCCTGCACCCCGGACCAGACAGCAGAGGGAGACTTGTAAAAGTGATTTGTGTCTGAGACTAAACGTATGTGTTTTTATCTTATCGCTGTGTTCTTCATGTGTGGAAGCCATAAATACTCAGGAGTATGAGTGTTTTCAAATGCAACAAGCTGGATTCCTCTGTGTTTATATGTGCGTGTGAACTTTTTTAGGTCCTTTTCTTGTCCGGGCATGCTGCTCTGCTGGTCCGACAGGATGGGGAGAATTCCGCAGTACTGCAACCTGCCAGGATGCTCCTTTGAGGCTGGTAGAGCTGCATACTTCCCCtctcatctttctttctttttccacATTCCCACTATCATCATTCTCTTCTCATATCTctgttttttaaactgttttagaTCCACTGTACACAAAAATATTCCCCTCCAGCGGACGAGAGCAAGTGTAGTTCACACATCAAACTGTATACAACATTGGCACAGATTCACTTTGTGTGAGTTTTTGTCTCTCGATTGTTTTGCTACCGTTTCAAAGATTCACATCTTTTATGTGATTTGTAGAAATATACATACATTCCTCTGTCTATAAAAGAAATAACCTTGTCCGAAATGTCTCTCATTCATGCATCCTTCACATATTCAAAGTATTAAAGAAAGGAAAGTTGAACGATGAAATGAGTCTTTTCTCTTTGGGTCGCAGCCTCAAAACGGTCCACCCAGTGGGTAAATGTAGTCCCGATCCAGTTCCTCTGATGTGCTCTTACAGATCCAGACGGAAAGCTCCGAAATAGCTAGAAGAGTCCTCGCCGTACACCATTGTAGGAGACGAGACAGACACGAAGACCTCGTCGCCCGCTCGCAGCTCAAACAGGCCGCCCTGGTACACTGAGTGAAGGGCATATTCTGCATCTGGAGCCCAACATTTGGTCCCCACTCCCTTCAGCAGCTGAATCGGCCTCAGGTAGGAGGTTTTCTTATAGATGCATTGGACCAGCTGGTGGCTCACGCTGTTTTGATCCCCCTCGCTGGGAGAGGGGTAGCGGAAGTACACTTGGGAGTACAGGTAGTAGCGACCGTCTTGGGGTACGCGAAGGCGCCCGTTGGCCAGTGTCATGTTGTGTAGATGGGCACCGAAGCTCTGGTTGGCCCAGGAACGTACAGGATGGCGGCAGGACTGGTGCAGGTCTGCTTGAGGGGTGGAGTACTGAGCGCCAACTGAGAAAAAGGCAGGAGACAGATTTTCGGTTAGCACAGAGCTGTCAAACTGTCAAActttagcttcaaccctaattaaacacacatgaaccagctaatcaaggtcttcaggatcactagaaagttccaggcaggtgttttggagctgATTGGAGCTacactctgcaggacagtgtcCTTCCAGAAGCAGAGTTTGACACATGTGGGTTAGCATAAAACGGCATTCGCAAACCGTTTTATTTCTATAAGGTGATGTATTTTTGAGTGAAGCTTTTTGATGTTCAGCTTCAGCACATAACAAGCACATACAATGCACATAACacaattatttaaacaattactaaaattttaactaaaatttaaatgaaaactgaaaacaaaaataaaaggtaattcaaaatataaatactataattgtatagagataatattaaaataatactgaacaaaacaaaaatgtaggGCAGATATTTCATCCGTCGGGAAGcgattggattgtgaaaagtgagCGTTACAAACTAAAATGGAGCTATTCTTTTTAAAATCTATCATTACTTGCTTTTATTGTCATAATCTCTATTACTTTaccattaactaacattaaaggcAAACCTTTTCATTTTAGAATAATGTACTGATGAATCATGTAAAAACATGAATGTGCATTATGTGGGGAATggggatgcactgatattacATTTTTGGCTGATAATGATAAGCTGCTACTTATTTTCATGGTATGGCTGATAACCAATAAATTCTTGATATTAAAGTTCAGTACTATtttggttaaataaataaaatcaattgtTCAGGcatcacattataaatgtacagtatgaaaaatggatattcgtTATAAGATTTACTAAagatttaacagtgttattgaattattattataaagattACCTTTGGCGTAACTTAATACTCACATAAAGttattctaaatgtaaaaatggggTAAGcaagcatgcacaattaaatatactATAAATAATGTGGAAAAGCAACTGATTCACAAACCAAAGCCCAAAAAATTCAGTagtaaaaataagaataaatgttcCGAAACAAGGAGCATGTGCAGAGGCAGATCATTCACAAGGTAAAAGGGAGGAATGAAAGATTGGTGGATTGTCTTAGGAGTACAGGAGAGATCAGAACAGGAAGGTATGGCTGCACAGGAGAGGAAATCACGGACAGAGTGAAAAATCgaagaacagagagagaggcTGGGGAGGAAGGGAGGTGTAGAGGACATGGAGGAGCAGGCGGCGTGTTCCTCAAACACAATGAGCCACATTCCTCAAAAAAGATCATTAACATGCTAGGCCTGCTCTTTGATTCActgcttcaaaaagtttttaaagGGCCATTCTTCTGACAAAAGTGATAAAGAAAAATACATATGAAGTTTAGATATGTAGGAAAGCCCACTACGACAGGTAATATAGATGTTTCCAAGGATTAaacaattttgactttgtgAAGTTAACGGCATGTGCAGTTTTCGTAGTGCGTGTTCATGATCCATCATCAAGCACTGTTCAACCACTGGTTTGTGAATAATGCAtacatgtgtaaaaaaaaaaaaaaaaaaagaaaagcgtCCTTGTACTTCCTTGAAGTTTAATGATCAGACTCATGACTCGTGCTCCAGAAACAAAGCTGGTTTGACTCGGTTTCATTTCCTTCTGAGATGCGTGACTGaataaatctaatttttttcCCTGGCATGCATGCAGTCAATAGGACTTTGATCCGAGTAGCAGAACTTCAAAGGAACAAACAAGATTTTGGGATATTTAGTGATATTATTTTGCTGTAGCTAAATAACTAAACAATTTCAGGCTGTTTTATAATCAGTTTCTTCTTTGCAGCTGTTTGCCaggcttttatttttttgacataGGGAAGCTCTGCCACTGCCTAGCAGGATGGATGGGTCATGTACATGAAGGGCACATTTAAAGTCTCATGAAACCCCCCTGTTTTAGCCCTGTCGTTCACACCTCAGAACTGGAAAATGTCTCGAAAAACGGGCGTGGAAAAGTGTAGAGGGGGGAGGGGAGACAACAACCAATAAAACACAGACCAacaacacactcattatacagaataatgaatattaaCATATGAGCAGAGGAAAAAACAGAGCGGAGGGCACCTTgatgtgttttaaaaatataattctatGACACAACAAACAAGGGACAATAACggaagaacatttaaaacaatccaaacctctccatagagtacctcagagatgacgtgtttttgtaggccaacccggaagttagcggcgcacgggttccctcgatcgaaagcctatgcatttttcccatagacttttggaaaaccgcaaaaaataagctcagtgtttaacaaagggttatgacacttacacgttttgtctgtcaagataatctttacaagttaacacaacatttatacattttgaagcctaaataaagtcgtcagatataaaaagctaacagtaggctataaacggactacagcacaccatggtcgtggATCAatgtcaccaccaccaagcttcctcaaactttatttaaaaacatgctcgctgattatgatctgcgctgtgtatgaatacttatccactttttcatgagaaatgctgtccaaatgtcctgtttgtcatgatgacatcTAAAGTCCCTGCCAAAgaaagtagtcccttttagcaacttgttagcaaccgccgtttttaagacacaataaaggtttaaaaaatcacaagtgggttataactggtgtgttttatgtcatagatcaaaacgtgaaaatatttagaggctttgttaaccacagaccttatttcaggcgatttagcaaaaacccattcaaaaaacccatagactttagggcgatggaaccggaagtcctaaaatgctaactcgcttccgggttttgcatagcctacaaaaacacgtcatctctgaggtactctattgactttgtattgcgtgaagctgcctccttgtcatttctgacttataacaaaaaacagaacaatgcctaaaagctgctgtgtgacagggtgtacagcaaacaagctaaaaaacccagaactaagtttttataagctaccgAACCGTAAAAGTcagcctttaaggagacaaaagtggataTAGGCAATTGATAGTTTTCACGTGACGTCACGCCCTGAGGGCAAAACAATGCTTTCCTCCATTGCCTGCCAGTcatttttaccaggtttgtaGTAAGATCTAAgtagtaagacagtgatattaaaagaccaaattcaatatacacCTTATTGATTATGCATACTTTGTACAGGCAAACAATTGAACACAGAATATTAATGTAACACGAGGTTTCtcattaagcattttttttccatcGAAAACCATAATAAAGAAAACgcgttgcgttcatattctgggctcatctgctcgcctgtatatagtatgcatcatcaaaaagggttaaactgaatttgatcttttaatatcactgttttagtacattaaggcgCTTTAAGGGTGGGTTACACTAAGGATTCTTTAGCCTGGCATCGGTTCACCCTCCGCCTATGCTGCTTGATCAGCCCTTTAATTCTAACGGTCTTTCTGCGTAGTTAATCTGTGTTTAAAATCAAGTGGTGCAACACAACtcgatttaaaataaaacccagATCAACAAATCCTTGATTAGTGTTAAACTTTGCTTAATTTAATGCTTATTGGTACAACCCACCCTAGTTTTTTTCAcgtaagctttttaaaaaatcgtccagctgtttttagtgattgaaatcactgcaggtgctgtatatggatcacaagtgcccaaaacttgcatctcgttcacatattttttgtttttaagatggaaaattGACAGGCTTGTGCTGCAGTTACATAGCTGTTTTCCTCCAGGGCTCCGTGACAGTCacgtgactgaaaactatgaataagacgtgaagcatcagcaggaagaatgggtaaactgtgggatcctgacactcagtatgccTCAGTATGCCTATGTGTGCAGTAAACACTTTGTCATTGGtaagtcaaatatccaaatgtcagttttatatattatattgcctGTCGCTGATTATGTTCCCCTCAAGTGGTGTGTCCAAACATTCCAAtggtacacacaaacacacacacacaggctcaCCTGGTAGGCTGCCAAGGGTCAGGTGGGCTGATGGCCTCTGTGTCACTGTGGTCATGAACTTTGACCCTGATGTATTATATGAATGGGGCATGGCTCTTGCTTCTGAGGAAGAGACAGACAGCAGACAGTCAGCACATTCAAATacatcataaaatattaattggTGTTGTGCAAAAGATTTTATCCTGTTCTTTGAACTGCACTGtgttttgtctatttttgtgtcattattcCTGGTATCATTGTGATTTATGGCAATTGTAAAGAAATGATGACTGATCGTATACTCACCATGTAAAGCCTGTTTGGAGATGATACTGTCTGTAACCTgtggcaaaaagaaaaaagaaaaaaaaagttccattagTACAGGCAACTGAGTGACATATGATGACGACTCGAAATCTAGATTGTTAACAGGAATGCGAAACTAGATGATTCAGTTTTATAATCATGTCTTTCctcctttttgttttctgtttcttGTCTCACATGCAGATGACTGTGGTTAAAGTTTACCTCAAGTTACAAAACAGCAACATAAGTTAATCATCCATTTTATTACAGAAACATTTCTGctgtaaaatttttatttttcagcctTTAAAGACGGCAGTTTCTAAGGACAGAAATGTTTACAGTGTGTTAATCTGGAGACTCAGCCAATGTATGAAATGACTAAGAATAGTTTTTAAGGTCACCTTTTTAAAGGGCAGTTTTTCACTAGTCTGTGACGGCCATATTTCAACCAGTCAAACTCCAGTATCCAGATCATAAGTTCCACTGACTGGGTCTTGAACTAAAAACACTCTGATTACTGGCTCATTTCCACTGCCTCAGGCAAGCCTCAGCTCAGGGGTAATATGTTCCAAACACCATCTGATTGAGCTAAATTaaactaattgaaaaaaaaaaaaaaaaacctcttggtgatttgttcaaaatgtatCAGTGATTGAATCACTGCATTAATACCATTCAGCAAAAAATACCAAACAGAGAATGTCATCAAGAAAGtggtgaaaaatatatattccatAAAGCTGTTCAGATTTTACAAAATTACTAAGTAACAAGTCGTCATGATTAACCCAACTCCCTCAGGCTGGTTTTGACCACTCCTCACATTTT
It encodes the following:
- the tnfsf10l gene encoding TNF superfamily member 10, like, with the translated sequence MATQNNQDYFRSVSSESTTYMMVPANGRGRDSPSKLWIAMVVIVVVVLQIASTTGLFVYLNMSLSQVKSQGVTEELRCLGLLNALDKDRDIPEDLAQLFGEPCIKLAEGIKAYISKVTDSIISKQALHEARAMPHSYNTSGSKFMTTVTQRPSAHLTLGSLPVGAQYSTPQADLHQSCRHPVRSWANQSFGAHLHNMTLANGRLRVPQDGRYYLYSQVYFRYPSPSEGDQNSVSHQLVQCIYKKTSYLRPIQLLKGVGTKCWAPDAEYALHSVYQGGLFELRAGDEVFVSVSSPTMVYGEDSSSYFGAFRLDL